From one Candidatus Lernaella stagnicola genomic stretch:
- a CDS encoding acetyl-CoA C-acyltransferase gives MATKGSTNVPARVVLIDGVRVPFQRSATGYKNLMGYQLGEFAVRALMEKTGLPSSEVEYLIFGTTVHEVKTHNIAREVGFAAELPHTINAHTVSAACVSANQAITGAADIIYRGYADVALAGGVDTLSDPPLHYQRKMRQKFMAMRKAKGFMDYLRLFADVRPKDLAPEAFAINEFSTGLSMGQNADRLAKRLGISRAEQDEFAVRSHKLSAAAQESGILESEIAPVTLNDKTISRDNGPRPDTSLEKVASLRPVFSKDGTVTAANASFLTDGAAVVLLMSEDKARELGLEPKAYLRSYAYAGTDPLEELLLGPAYATPLALERAGLQFSDLDIIEIHEAFAAQMLAVMRLLESKEFAKEKFGRSSAIAKIDMDRVNPFGGSLSLGHPFGATGARLATTCANRLQREDGRFGLVAACGGGGCGSAMIWERA, from the coding sequence ATGGCAACAAAAGGCTCTACGAATGTCCCGGCGCGCGTCGTGCTCATTGACGGCGTCCGCGTACCTTTTCAGCGCAGCGCTACCGGCTATAAGAATTTGATGGGTTATCAGCTCGGCGAATTCGCGGTGCGGGCGTTGATGGAAAAAACGGGGCTGCCGAGCAGCGAAGTGGAGTACCTGATTTTCGGGACGACGGTACACGAAGTCAAAACGCATAACATCGCCCGTGAAGTGGGCTTCGCCGCCGAACTACCGCACACGATCAACGCCCATACGGTTTCCGCAGCTTGCGTGTCGGCCAACCAAGCCATCACCGGCGCCGCGGATATCATTTACCGCGGCTATGCCGACGTCGCCTTGGCCGGGGGCGTGGACACGCTCTCGGACCCGCCCCTGCACTACCAGCGCAAGATGCGGCAAAAGTTCATGGCCATGCGCAAGGCAAAGGGTTTCATGGATTACCTGCGCCTGTTCGCCGACGTGCGGCCGAAGGATCTGGCGCCCGAAGCTTTCGCCATCAATGAATTTTCGACGGGCCTTTCGATGGGCCAAAACGCAGACCGCCTCGCCAAGCGGCTGGGTATCAGTCGGGCGGAGCAGGATGAATTCGCGGTGCGCTCGCACAAGCTATCTGCCGCGGCGCAGGAATCGGGAATACTGGAATCCGAAATCGCTCCGGTGACGCTGAATGACAAAACGATTTCACGCGATAACGGCCCTCGGCCCGATACTTCATTGGAAAAGGTCGCATCCCTTCGTCCCGTGTTTTCGAAAGACGGCACCGTGACTGCGGCGAACGCCTCGTTCCTGACCGACGGCGCCGCAGTCGTCTTGTTGATGAGTGAAGACAAGGCGCGGGAGTTAGGTCTGGAACCCAAAGCCTACTTGCGGTCGTACGCCTACGCCGGGACCGATCCCTTGGAAGAGTTGCTGCTCGGGCCCGCATACGCCACGCCGCTGGCATTGGAGCGCGCGGGCCTGCAATTCAGCGACCTGGATATCATCGAGATTCACGAAGCGTTCGCCGCGCAAATGCTCGCGGTGATGCGCCTGCTGGAAAGCAAGGAGTTCGCCAAGGAGAAATTCGGCCGATCCTCGGCCATCGCCAAGATCGATATGGACCGCGTGAATCCGTTCGGCGGTTCGTTGTCGCTGGGGCACCCTTTCGGCGCGACGGGCGCGCGCTTGGCGACCACCTGCGCCAATCGCCTGCAACGCGAAGATGGGCGTTTCGGGCTCGTGGCCGCGTGCGGCGGCGGCGGTTGCGGCAGTGCGATGATTTGGGAACGCGCTTAA
- a CDS encoding tetratricopeptide repeat protein, translating into MPKWEETLAEARRQLEKRNAKAALMLFERAHEEVVAEHGEDHCCEAEVIAEIANAHIWYRDDRESAAAALHEAARIIGRLPDDISIVPDLADIGLNLFIVGEVKRAHELALRAHKIFMDTTTRRLDVRKSHVRSAATELLLSLNMMGLSQEIGLVVGKFVAPLLKRNKLAHFALDEIQLLGLSCERALQAGLAGQFYRYATDMLAHEKHPEQFNFGEVLAQVAQQLENFGKPDNALVLFHYAEVVQRQVFGHDHPHCLWAITRLIQKYIQHGELQKAELMIVNESERQIYHLPDHPDKAAFYNFLGYYSSILGDFDTAQLLLSQGVRMLERMHGWDSPKMAPALLDLGRVYYQQSRYYAAIRNLERSLELQLDNRRFDPDMLLDTFEWLATVLWWEESALNVAIGRMTVFERREYIKPDKLERRIHAGIRRLETKYRRAVVLLQKKEGRDGGHRIKLMTAMADFYIHFQRLDKAEVVLDELRKLVEKMPGDQLARVIVNSRCGIIYRAKRAVKKAEKCLKAAIAEAEKLDAEQAMYYRADSYRELGRVQLVRRDHAGALPFFEEAAALFSNLTMDGAAEATLEEMLQIHDALDDRKGARRTKRRLNALRRRED; encoded by the coding sequence ATGCCTAAGTGGGAAGAAACCCTTGCCGAAGCCCGCCGACAGTTAGAAAAACGCAATGCAAAGGCGGCGCTGATGCTCTTTGAACGAGCTCACGAGGAAGTCGTGGCCGAACACGGCGAAGATCACTGTTGCGAAGCCGAGGTGATCGCCGAAATCGCCAACGCGCACATCTGGTACCGTGACGACCGCGAGAGCGCTGCCGCGGCGTTGCACGAGGCCGCCCGCATCATCGGGAGACTTCCGGACGACATAAGCATCGTGCCTGACCTGGCCGACATCGGTTTGAACTTATTTATCGTCGGCGAGGTGAAGCGCGCCCATGAACTCGCGCTTCGTGCCCACAAGATATTCATGGACACGACCACTCGTCGTCTCGACGTGCGCAAGTCGCACGTCAGATCGGCCGCGACCGAGCTTTTGCTCAGCCTCAACATGATGGGGCTATCGCAGGAAATCGGGCTGGTAGTCGGCAAGTTCGTGGCGCCGCTGCTCAAGCGCAACAAGTTGGCGCATTTTGCGCTCGATGAAATTCAACTACTCGGGCTTTCGTGCGAGCGCGCCTTGCAGGCCGGCCTTGCGGGCCAGTTCTATCGCTACGCGACCGACATGCTGGCTCACGAGAAGCACCCCGAGCAGTTTAATTTTGGCGAGGTGCTGGCGCAGGTGGCGCAGCAACTCGAAAACTTCGGCAAGCCCGACAACGCGCTGGTCCTTTTTCATTATGCCGAGGTCGTTCAGCGGCAGGTGTTCGGACACGATCACCCGCACTGTTTGTGGGCGATCACGCGCCTGATTCAGAAATACATCCAACACGGTGAACTGCAGAAGGCCGAGTTGATGATCGTCAACGAATCCGAGCGCCAAATCTATCATCTGCCCGACCATCCGGATAAGGCCGCGTTCTACAACTTCCTCGGGTATTACAGCAGCATTCTCGGCGACTTCGACACCGCCCAACTGCTGCTCTCTCAGGGCGTGCGCATGCTGGAACGGATGCACGGTTGGGACAGCCCGAAGATGGCCCCAGCGTTGCTCGATCTCGGCCGCGTGTATTACCAGCAAAGCCGCTACTACGCGGCGATTCGCAACTTGGAGCGCTCGCTCGAACTGCAACTCGACAACCGCCGCTTCGATCCCGACATGCTGCTCGACACCTTCGAGTGGCTCGCCACCGTCCTTTGGTGGGAGGAAAGCGCGCTCAACGTGGCCATCGGCCGCATGACCGTCTTTGAACGGCGCGAATACATTAAGCCCGACAAACTCGAGCGGCGCATTCACGCCGGCATCCGCCGTCTGGAAACGAAATACCGCCGCGCCGTCGTGCTGCTTCAGAAAAAGGAAGGTCGCGACGGTGGCCACCGCATCAAACTTATGACCGCGATGGCCGATTTTTACATCCATTTCCAGCGCCTCGACAAAGCCGAAGTCGTGCTGGATGAACTCCGTAAACTGGTTGAGAAAATGCCCGGCGATCAACTCGCGCGTGTCATCGTCAATAGCCGGTGCGGAATCATCTACCGCGCCAAACGGGCGGTGAAAAAAGCCGAAAAGTGTTTGAAGGCCGCCATCGCGGAAGCCGAAAAGCTCGACGCCGAGCAGGCGATGTACTACCGCGCCGATAGCTATCGCGAATTGGGACGCGTGCAACTGGTCCGCCGCGACCATGCCGGCGCGCTGCCGTTCTTCGAAGAAGCCGCCGCGCTCTTCAGCAATCTGACAATGGATGGCGCGGCCGAAGCGACGCTGGAAGAAATGCTGCAAATCCACGACGCCCTGGACGATCGCAAAGGAGCCCGACGCACCAAACGCCGCCTGAATGCCCTGCGCCGTCGAGAAGACTAG
- a CDS encoding GIDE domain-containing protein: MNEQAVLFRKAPLSEDDLVARAKRLHERFGLALYQTRLALSGQGLGMLRPGDAAQVEALAADMRDLGYQTALVPNERPRRQADLVRRFTAYEDRIDFEGHFETRSLRKGARLIVVLAATEPALISKLMLRSVYTGGRKPRIAEVEKRDAIFRAGPTLDIYELDADSGLPILRIMPGRFDASSLGEAATASAVENFRRVLRLLDDFAGELIVETDFGLFQLPHCIFDTAGGPEARENNLANALAYGAYVCALQQQDPSSAKVSRSVFGADDSEGKTREAVAQAAELAGVVDSFLPPPPPIAPLAWWRTFQVWHVFAVGFYSLWFLGFPLLTRVARSGVADTLFHWGWQRGLFFVASTAILIHLSFFFLRRKRLMDNTPTSKARSMAMGFVEMKGTAWRRFNLISPISQTPCVFYRVRRYEKRSGRHGEDYWVPVSVKESGSVPFELRDETGAVTIDPRGAKVKASHKRSSMGEMDVFLGSGASMESDVKHVEEIIPEGTSVYVLGFAEPGETEKPDLRRRVLEKLRFLKQNKNKLMEFDANRDDRIDEHEWDQARAAVHDEVYRDTVEASLAEGGAGPQAVIRKPPAGLPFVIAEKSEETMTTIYGFSAVGFLALAIGSLATGLVLLLG, translated from the coding sequence ATGAACGAGCAAGCCGTCCTGTTTCGTAAAGCGCCGCTCTCTGAAGACGACCTGGTCGCTCGCGCCAAGCGATTGCACGAACGCTTCGGTCTCGCCCTGTACCAAACTCGTCTGGCGTTGAGCGGGCAGGGGCTGGGCATGTTGCGGCCCGGCGACGCCGCGCAGGTCGAAGCGTTGGCCGCCGACATGCGCGACCTGGGCTATCAAACCGCGCTGGTGCCCAACGAACGGCCGCGGCGGCAAGCCGACCTTGTTCGACGGTTTACGGCATACGAAGACCGCATCGATTTCGAAGGCCACTTCGAGACACGCTCGCTGCGGAAAGGGGCGCGGCTCATCGTTGTGCTGGCGGCGACCGAGCCGGCGTTGATCAGCAAGCTCATGCTTCGTTCCGTGTATACGGGCGGCCGCAAGCCCAGGATCGCCGAAGTGGAAAAGCGCGACGCCATTTTCCGCGCCGGGCCGACGCTTGATATTTACGAACTCGACGCCGACTCGGGCCTGCCGATATTGCGCATCATGCCGGGACGATTCGATGCCTCCTCGCTCGGCGAAGCCGCTACCGCCAGCGCGGTCGAAAATTTCCGACGCGTGTTGCGGCTGCTCGACGACTTTGCCGGCGAGTTGATTGTGGAAACCGATTTCGGTTTGTTCCAACTTCCACATTGCATTTTCGACACAGCGGGCGGACCCGAAGCCCGTGAAAACAACCTAGCCAACGCCCTGGCGTACGGCGCCTACGTTTGCGCGCTGCAGCAGCAGGATCCATCCTCCGCCAAAGTGAGCCGAAGTGTATTCGGGGCTGACGACAGCGAGGGAAAAACCAGGGAAGCCGTTGCTCAAGCCGCGGAATTAGCCGGAGTCGTCGACAGCTTTCTGCCTCCGCCGCCGCCGATCGCGCCGCTGGCATGGTGGCGGACGTTTCAGGTTTGGCACGTGTTCGCGGTGGGTTTCTACTCTCTTTGGTTTCTCGGTTTTCCATTGTTGACTCGCGTAGCGCGTTCTGGTGTCGCCGACACCCTTTTTCATTGGGGTTGGCAGCGCGGTCTGTTTTTCGTTGCTTCGACAGCGATACTGATCCACCTCAGTTTTTTCTTTCTGCGGCGCAAACGTTTGATGGACAACACGCCGACCTCCAAAGCGCGATCAATGGCCATGGGATTTGTGGAAATGAAAGGCACGGCGTGGCGGCGGTTCAATTTGATCTCGCCGATCAGCCAGACGCCCTGCGTGTTCTACCGCGTGCGCCGCTACGAAAAACGCAGCGGCCGTCACGGCGAAGACTACTGGGTGCCGGTTTCCGTAAAGGAAAGCGGTTCGGTGCCCTTCGAGCTGCGCGACGAAACCGGCGCGGTCACGATCGACCCGCGTGGCGCGAAGGTCAAAGCTTCCCACAAGCGAAGCTCGATGGGCGAAATGGACGTCTTTCTCGGGTCGGGAGCCAGCATGGAAAGTGACGTCAAGCACGTGGAGGAAATCATCCCCGAGGGAACGTCCGTTTACGTGCTCGGTTTCGCCGAGCCGGGGGAAACCGAAAAACCCGATTTGCGTCGCCGCGTGCTGGAGAAACTTCGCTTCTTGAAGCAGAATAAAAACAAGTTGATGGAATTTGACGCCAACCGCGACGACCGCATCGACGAGCACGAATGGGATCAAGCGCGCGCCGCCGTGCATGACGAGGTTTATCGCGATACCGTCGAAGCCTCGCTGGCGGAGGGAGGCGCCGGACCGCAAGCGGTGATTCGCAAGCCGCCGGCCGGCCTGCCTTTCGTGATCGCCGAAAAAAGCGAAGAAACCATGACCACGATCTATGGATTCTCAGCCGTCGGGTTCCTGGCGCTGGCGATCGGTTCGCTCGCCACGGGCTTGGTCTTACTGCTAGGATAG
- a CDS encoding LemA family protein: protein MIFLSAVFIVFAVIVVLLISAGIYAVVIYNGLVRLRNNIDRNWSNIDVLLKQRTDEIPRLVAVCEGYMRHERNTLEAVTQARASAIRPGGGATAGQQEITAQNNISHALKSLFAVVENYPDLKADQAFRQLQNRITQLEDQIADRREFFNESVNLYNIAIEQFPDAIIARLAGCRPRVLWEIAAEDRAVPSASIKQ, encoded by the coding sequence ATGATTTTCCTATCCGCCGTGTTCATCGTTTTTGCCGTGATCGTCGTGCTGCTCATCTCCGCGGGAATCTACGCGGTCGTGATCTATAACGGCTTGGTGCGCCTGCGCAACAACATCGACCGGAACTGGAGCAACATCGACGTGCTGCTCAAACAACGCACCGACGAAATTCCTCGCCTGGTCGCCGTTTGCGAGGGGTACATGCGGCACGAACGCAATACGTTGGAAGCCGTTACCCAGGCGCGGGCGTCGGCGATTCGGCCCGGCGGCGGAGCCACTGCGGGCCAACAGGAAATTACGGCGCAGAACAACATCAGCCATGCGCTGAAATCGCTTTTTGCCGTAGTCGAAAATTATCCCGACCTGAAGGCCGACCAGGCGTTTCGGCAGTTGCAGAACCGCATCACGCAGCTCGAAGATCAGATCGCCGACCGGCGCGAATTCTTCAACGAATCGGTCAACCTCTACAACATCGCCATCGAGCAGTTTCCCGACGCAATCATCGCGCGCCTGGCCGGATGCCGGCCGCGGGTACTCTGGGAAATCGCCGCCGAAGACCGCGCCGTGCCTTCCGCAAGTATAAAGCAGTAG
- the htpG gene encoding molecular chaperone HtpG, giving the protein MAAKTRKFKAEMKQLMDIIIHSLYSNQEIFLRELISNAVDAIDKVRFEGLTKPDVLEDNADWKIKLIPNRETKTLTISDNGLGMSMETVGDQLGSIARSGTAEFLAELQDADAANRPELIGQFGVGFYASFMVAENVVVESRMAGDPELGVRWSSTGQGTYKIEQIRKETRGTDVTLHLREEALEYLDEYFLRTVVKKFSDFVEHPVVMDVEKTVSPTNGEEDAPEKVEIVEEVLNSGQAIWRRAKSDIEQEEYHDFYKHLARDSEDPARVIHYVAEGNLEFRALLYLPAKRPPFFASQDPTKQGPHLYIRRVFITDNAEALLPPYLRFVRGLVDASDLPLNVSREMMQDNPLIARIQKALVNKILSTLEEMATEDPTAYDAFFQEWGSLLKMGVYTDFANRERLADLLRFESTKTQPGAFTSLAKYLVSMPVAQTDIFYLVGSSREVMESSAYLELFRARDQEVLLMTDPIDEWVTSHLMAYKEKPFKAVDKGDLSDEAEKAAREETGKTFAGLLDLFRQAVPEVKDVRLSGRLKDSAVVLVVEEGALNPHMQALLKTLGQEDVPDAARILELNAEHASVAAIQALFEKNPDDPRLQSYARLLYDQALLGEGSRVTDVQAFAARINEMIAKDASPGDE; this is encoded by the coding sequence ATGGCGGCGAAGACGCGAAAATTCAAAGCGGAAATGAAGCAGTTGATGGATATCATCATCCATTCGCTGTATTCCAACCAGGAGATATTCCTGCGCGAACTGATTTCCAACGCGGTGGACGCGATCGATAAGGTGCGCTTTGAGGGCCTGACCAAGCCCGACGTGCTCGAAGACAACGCGGACTGGAAGATCAAACTCATTCCAAACCGGGAAACGAAGACCCTAACCATTTCGGATAACGGCCTCGGCATGTCGATGGAAACCGTCGGCGACCAGCTCGGTTCGATCGCCCGCTCGGGAACCGCTGAGTTCCTGGCCGAACTGCAGGATGCCGACGCCGCCAACCGGCCCGAGCTGATCGGCCAGTTCGGCGTGGGATTCTACGCGTCGTTCATGGTGGCCGAAAACGTGGTGGTGGAAAGCCGCATGGCGGGCGATCCAGAGTTGGGCGTGCGCTGGTCGTCCACCGGCCAGGGAACCTACAAGATCGAACAGATCCGCAAGGAAACGCGGGGCACGGACGTAACCCTGCACCTGCGCGAAGAGGCCTTGGAGTACTTGGACGAGTACTTCCTGCGCACGGTGGTCAAGAAGTTTTCGGATTTCGTCGAGCATCCGGTGGTGATGGACGTGGAAAAGACCGTGTCACCCACCAACGGCGAAGAAGACGCTCCAGAGAAGGTCGAGATCGTCGAGGAGGTCCTGAATTCGGGCCAGGCGATTTGGCGGCGGGCCAAAAGCGACATCGAACAAGAGGAATACCACGACTTCTACAAGCACCTGGCCCGCGATTCGGAAGACCCGGCCCGCGTAATCCATTACGTGGCCGAGGGCAACCTGGAGTTCCGTGCCCTGCTCTATCTGCCGGCGAAACGGCCGCCGTTTTTCGCGTCGCAGGACCCGACGAAGCAAGGTCCGCATTTGTACATCCGCCGCGTGTTCATCACCGACAACGCCGAGGCTTTGCTGCCGCCCTACCTGCGTTTCGTGCGCGGCTTGGTGGACGCGTCGGACCTGCCGCTGAACGTGTCGCGCGAAATGATGCAGGACAATCCGTTGATCGCCCGCATCCAGAAAGCGTTGGTCAACAAAATCCTATCCACGCTTGAGGAGATGGCGACCGAAGACCCGACAGCCTACGACGCCTTTTTCCAGGAATGGGGCTCGTTGCTCAAGATGGGTGTCTACACCGACTTCGCCAACCGCGAACGATTGGCCGACCTGTTGCGCTTCGAGTCGACGAAAACCCAACCGGGCGCGTTTACGTCGCTGGCGAAATATCTCGTGTCGATGCCCGTGGCCCAAACCGACATCTTTTACCTGGTCGGATCGAGCCGGGAGGTGATGGAGAGTTCGGCCTACCTCGAGCTTTTCCGCGCCCGCGATCAGGAAGTACTGCTGATGACCGACCCGATCGACGAATGGGTGACCAGCCACTTGATGGCCTACAAGGAAAAACCGTTCAAAGCCGTCGACAAGGGCGACCTGAGCGACGAGGCGGAAAAAGCGGCCCGCGAGGAAACCGGAAAGACGTTTGCAGGTCTGCTCGACTTGTTCCGGCAGGCCGTCCCCGAGGTCAAGGATGTCCGGCTCTCCGGGCGGCTGAAGGACAGCGCGGTCGTGCTCGTCGTGGAGGAAGGCGCGCTCAATCCTCACATGCAGGCGCTGCTCAAGACCTTAGGGCAGGAGGACGTGCCGGACGCAGCGCGCATTCTGGAACTCAACGCCGAACATGCGTCGGTGGCGGCGATTCAAGCGCTCTTCGAGAAGAACCCCGACGACCCGCGTCTGCAAAGTTACGCGAGATTGCTTTACGACCAGGCTCTCTTGGGGGAAGGTTCACGCGTGACCGACGTCCAAGCTTTCGCGGCGCGCATCAATGAAATGATTGCAAAGGATGCCTCACCAGGAGATGAATAG
- a CDS encoding ribonuclease HII has protein sequence MAETTENTLFIPQDGDMLAHERALWRHGLIVAGIDEAGRGCLAGPVVAAAVVLGADADLPGVTDSKQLSDRQRRSMLPLILEQARGVGVGVRSARRIDASDILTQTKSAMLRAVAKLPEAPDFLLIDGNQRLPTTIQQRTLIGGDGICLSIAAASIVAKVTRDDLMLRLHERYGDYAWHANKGYGTAEHLEALRRVGPCPLHRMSFRGVVRKPE, from the coding sequence GTGGCCGAGACGACCGAAAACACTTTGTTTATCCCGCAAGATGGAGACATGCTCGCGCACGAGCGGGCGCTCTGGCGGCACGGTCTGATCGTGGCCGGCATCGATGAAGCGGGGCGCGGCTGTCTGGCCGGGCCGGTGGTGGCGGCGGCGGTCGTGCTCGGTGCCGACGCGGATCTCCCCGGCGTTACGGATTCCAAACAGCTCAGCGACCGCCAACGGCGTTCTATGTTGCCACTGATTCTCGAACAAGCCCGCGGCGTGGGCGTGGGAGTGCGAAGCGCGCGGCGAATCGACGCCAGCGATATCCTCACGCAAACCAAAAGCGCGATGCTGCGGGCCGTGGCGAAGCTACCGGAGGCTCCCGACTTTTTGCTGATCGACGGCAATCAGCGGCTACCGACCACAATCCAACAACGGACGCTAATCGGCGGTGACGGCATTTGCCTGTCGATCGCGGCGGCGTCGATCGTGGCCAAGGTGACGCGTGACGACTTGATGCTGCGCCTGCACGAGCGTTACGGCGACTACGCCTGGCACGCCAACAAGGGCTACGGGACGGCCGAACATCTCGAAGCGCTGCGGCGCGTGGGGCCGTGTCCGTTGCACCGCATGAGCTTTCGCGGCGTGGTAAGGAAGCCGGAATGA
- a CDS encoding YraN family protein, with translation MSDAWRRLLARLRGEDEPLGPKAERLAARHLKRHGMRIVTRNWSTKLGELDLVAVEGDELVFVEVKSKRDDEYGRPAEQVNFGKRRRIERLAMAFCGKKKLDPPVMRFDVVEVIWSDPPRIEWIRGAWLAGE, from the coding sequence ATGAGCGACGCGTGGCGCCGTTTGTTGGCCAGGTTGCGCGGTGAGGATGAACCGTTGGGTCCGAAAGCCGAGCGGCTCGCGGCGCGCCATCTCAAGCGTCACGGCATGCGGATCGTAACCCGCAACTGGTCGACGAAACTCGGGGAACTGGACTTGGTTGCCGTGGAAGGCGATGAGTTGGTTTTTGTGGAGGTGAAAAGCAAGCGCGACGATGAGTACGGTCGCCCGGCCGAGCAAGTGAACTTCGGCAAGCGGCGGCGCATCGAGCGGCTGGCCATGGCGTTTTGCGGCAAAAAGAAGCTGGACCCGCCGGTGATGCGTTTCGACGTCGTGGAAGTGATTTGGTCGGACCCGCCCCGGATCGAGTGGATTCGCGGCGCGTGGCTGGCGGGGGAGTGA
- a CDS encoding HAMP domain-containing sensor histidine kinase, translating to MAEPLNIRHSLLGKLLVVMLAPTFLFLTIISFYFYFQARASLEDEMARRLIGLARSAAGQVDATQVFAFLPGDEATRSYRSVRDKLALLAETNDVRRVYVADFEHKVIFTTERQGEIGEKMYHLAGHRREVKRVRQGRAVASTMFSGADGEMYLAGYAPLLLDGEVVAMVGVDADVRFFGRLRAIRLNLVLISLASLLAFAITGIIFARRLANPLRRLARSAARIGEGNYETEIAEQTGDEIELLAVTLNDMRKSIVEREREMHMMQRGIAHEVRNPLGGMELYCGILSDELRDRQDLIQHVRKIEREIRVLGQVVNEFLDFTRDHVPDVRRVDLHEFFAELMMEYAGRCEKQGIQLIKDIAPDLNAAFFDPDLMRRVLHNLLLNAVQSMLEGGRLEVTVGRAGHDLRISITDTGRGIATENLENVFSPFYTTKEKGTGLGLPFARKIVEGHGGDLKLQSEVGRGTGIVIRLPQPESEES from the coding sequence GTGGCCGAGCCTCTGAACATTCGCCATAGCCTGCTCGGCAAATTGTTGGTGGTGATGCTCGCGCCGACCTTTCTGTTTCTGACGATCATCAGTTTCTACTTCTACTTTCAAGCGCGGGCGAGCCTCGAGGATGAAATGGCGCGCCGGCTGATCGGCCTGGCCCGTAGCGCCGCCGGGCAGGTCGACGCCACGCAGGTGTTCGCCTTTCTACCCGGTGATGAGGCCACGCGCAGTTATCGGTCCGTGCGTGACAAACTGGCGCTGCTGGCTGAGACCAACGACGTGCGGCGCGTGTATGTCGCCGATTTCGAGCACAAGGTCATTTTCACGACCGAGCGCCAGGGGGAGATCGGCGAGAAGATGTATCACCTCGCGGGGCACCGGCGGGAGGTCAAACGAGTACGCCAGGGCCGGGCGGTCGCTTCGACGATGTTCAGCGGCGCGGATGGCGAGATGTACTTAGCCGGCTATGCGCCGCTGCTGTTGGACGGCGAGGTCGTGGCGATGGTGGGCGTGGACGCCGACGTGCGCTTTTTCGGGCGCTTGCGCGCCATTCGTCTCAATCTGGTGCTGATCAGCCTGGCGTCGTTGCTGGCCTTTGCCATTACCGGGATTATTTTCGCGCGGCGTCTGGCCAACCCCCTAAGGCGGCTGGCGCGCAGCGCGGCGCGCATCGGCGAGGGGAATTACGAAACCGAGATCGCCGAGCAGACGGGCGATGAAATTGAACTGCTGGCCGTGACGCTCAACGACATGCGCAAGAGCATCGTCGAACGCGAACGCGAGATGCACATGATGCAGCGAGGCATTGCGCACGAGGTGCGGAATCCGCTCGGCGGCATGGAGCTTTACTGTGGCATCCTCAGCGACGAACTCAGAGACCGGCAGGATCTCATTCAACACGTGCGAAAGATCGAGCGCGAAATCCGCGTGCTGGGGCAGGTCGTCAACGAATTCCTCGATTTCACGCGGGACCACGTGCCGGACGTGCGGCGCGTCGATTTGCATGAATTCTTCGCCGAACTGATGATGGAATACGCCGGGCGCTGCGAGAAGCAGGGCATTCAGCTTATCAAGGACATCGCCCCGGATTTGAATGCGGCCTTCTTCGATCCCGACCTCATGCGGCGCGTGTTGCACAACCTGTTGCTCAACGCCGTGCAATCGATGCTCGAAGGCGGACGCTTGGAGGTGACCGTCGGTCGCGCCGGCCACGATTTGCGAATTTCCATCACCGACACCGGTCGCGGCATCGCGACGGAGAACCTGGAAAACGTGTTCAGTCCGTTTTATACCACCAAGGAAAAGGGCACCGGCTTGGGGCTGCCTTTTGCGCGCAAGATCGTGGAAGGCCACGGCGGCGATTTGAAACTGCAAAGCGAAGTCGGCCGCGGCACCGGCATTGTCATACGGTTGCCGCAACCGGAAAGCGAGGAGAGTTGA